A portion of the Jaculus jaculus isolate mJacJac1 chromosome 5, mJacJac1.mat.Y.cur, whole genome shotgun sequence genome contains these proteins:
- the Tas1r3 gene encoding taste receptor type 1 member 3: MLSPAVLSLSLAAALGLSTGASLCLSRQFRVQGDYMLGGLFPLGSTEETTLHQRTQPNGIPCTRFLSRGLFLVMAMKMAVEEINNRSSLLPGLNLGYDLFDTCLEPVVTMKPSLMFLAKAGSSSIAAYCNYTQYQPRVLAVIGPHSSELALITGKFFSFFLMPQVSYSASMDRLSDRETFPSFFRTVPSDKVQLEAIVKLLQHFEWNWVAALGSDDDYGREGLGIFSGLANARGICIAHEGLITVHRASDQQPKKMVDVLHQVNQSKVQVVVLFASVQAVYLLLNYSIHYGLSPKVWVASDSWLTSDQVMTLPRIAQVGTVLGFLQRGDLLPEFPHYVQTHLALASNPAFCASLDAEIDLDEHVMGPRCPHCDDISLPDLSSGLLLNMSAEQLNHQVFATYAAVYSVAQALHNTLQCNASSCPATKPVQPWQLLKNMYNMSFQAGNLTLQFDASGSVHMEYDLKMWVWESPTPVLHTVGTFNGSLQLQHSKMHWPGNQVPVSQCSRQCKDGQVRRVKGFHSCCYDCVDCKAGSYQNSDNFICTLCGPDQWSPEQSTSCFPRRPKFLAWGEPAVLSLLLLLGLVLGLVLGALGLFVHSWNSPLVQASGGPLFCFGLVCLGLFCLSVLLFPGQPSPASCLAQQPLAHLPLTGCLSTLFLQAAETFVESELPLNWATWLCAYLQRPWAWLVVLLAILVEAALCAWYLAAFPPVMVKDQQVLPTETLEHCHMHSWVSLGLVHITNATLAFLCFLGTFLVQSQPGRYNRARGITFAMLSYFIIWVSFVPILANVQVTYQPAVQMGAILLCALGILATFHLPKCYLLLWLPKLNTWEFFLGGGHRAEGDGSSDGGRDGTQGHSE; the protein is encoded by the exons ATGCTAAGCCCCGCTGTCCTGAGCCTCAGCCTGGCTGCTGCCCTAGGCCTCAGTACAGGGGCCTCCCTGTGCTTGTCACGACAGTTCAGGGTACAAGGGGACTATATGCTTGGTGGGCTCTTTCCCCTGGGCTCAACTGAGGAGACCACCCTTCATCAGAGGACACAGCCCAATGGCATCCCATGCACGAG GTTTTTATCCCGTGGCCTGTTCCTGGTGATGGCTATGAAGATGGCCGTGGAGGAGATCAACAACAGGTCCTCCCTGCTGCCTGGGCTGAACCTGGGCTATGACCTCTTTGACACATGCTTAGAGCCTGTGGTCACTATGAAGCCCAGCCTCATGTTCCTAGCCAAGGCAGGCAGCAGCAGCATTGCTGCCTACTGCAACTACACCCAGTACCAGCCCCGTGTGCTGGCTGTCATCGGGCCCCACTCCTCAGAGCTCGCTCTTATCACTGGGAAGTTCTTCAGCTTCTTCCTCATGCCACAG GTCAGCTACAGCGCCAGCATGGATCGGCTGAGTGACCGGGAGACATTCCCGTCCTTCTTCCGCACGGTACCCAGTGACAAGGTGCAGCTGGAAGCGATTGTGAAACTGCTACAGCATTTTGAATGGAACTGGGTGGCGGCCCTGGGCAGCGATGATGACTATGGCCGGGAGGGTCTGGGCATCTTTTCAGGCCTGGCCAACGCACGGGGTATCTGCATTGCACACGAGGGCCTGATAACAGTGCACCGTGCCAGTGACCAGCAGCCGAAAAAAATGGTAGATGTACTACACCAAGTGAATCAGAGCAAAGTGCAAGTAGTGGTGCTGTTTGCTTCTGTGCAGGCTGTCTACTTACTGTTAAACTACAGCATCCACTACGGCCTCTCACCTAAGGTGTGGGTGGCCAGCGATTCCTGGCTAACCTCAGACCAGGTCATGACACTACCCAGAATTGCCCAAGTGGgcacagtgcttggctttctacaGCGGGGTGACCTGCTCCCTGAATTTCCCCACTATGTGCAGACCCACTTGGCCCTGGCTTCTAACCCAGCCTTCTGTGCCTCACTGGATGCTGAAATAGACCTGGATGAACATGTGATGGGGCCACGCTGCCCACACTGTGACGACATCTCACTGCCGGACCTGTCATCAGGGCTATTGCTGAACATGTCGGCTGAGCAGTTAAACCACCAGGTTTTTGCCACCTATGCGGCTGTGTACAGTGTGGCCCAGGCCCTCCACAACACCCTTCAGTGCAATGCCTCAAGTTGCCCTGCAACAAAACCTGTGCAGCCCTGGCAG CTCCTGAAGAATATGTACAACATGAGCTTTCAAGCTGGAAACCTGACACTGCAGTTTGATGCCAGTGGGAGTGTACACATGGAGTATGACCTGAAAATGTGGGTGTGGGAGAGCCCAACACCTGTACTGCACACTGTGGGCACCTTCAATGGCAGCCTTCAGCTGCAGCACTCCAAGATGCACTGGCCAGGAAACCAG GTACCAGTGTCCCAGTGTTCCCGGCAATGCAAGGATGGCCAGGTGCGCAGAGTGAAAGGATTCCACTCCTGCTGCTATGACTGCGTGGACTGCAAGGCAGGCAGCTACCAGAACTCAG ATAACTTCATCTGTACCCTATGTGGTCCGGATCAGTGGTCCCCAGAGCAAAGCACGAGCTGCTTCCCTCGCAGGCCCAAGTTCCTGGCCTGGGGGGAGCCAGCTGTGCTGTCACTGCTCCTGCTGCTTGGCCTGGTACTTGGTCTGGTCCTGGGTGCCCTGGGGCTCTTTGTCCACTCCTGGAACAGCCCACTGGTCCAGGCCTCAGGGGGACCACTGTTCTGCTTTGGCCTGGTCTGCCTGGGCCTCTTCTGCCTCAGTGTGCTCCTGTTCCCAGGCCAGCCAAGCCCTGCCAGCTGTCTGGCCCAACAGCCACTTGCTCACCTCCCACTCACAGGCTGCCTGAGCACACTCTTCCTGCAGGCAGCTGAGACCTTTGTGGAGTCTGAGCTGCCACTGAACTGGGCAACCTGGCTGTGTGCCTACCTGCAGAGACCCTGGGCTTGGCTGGTGGTACTGTTGGCTATCCTTGTGGAAGCAGCACTATGTGCCTGGTATCTGGCAGCTTTCCCACCAGTGATGGTGAAAGACCAACAGGTCCTGCCCACAGAGACACTGGAGCACTGCCATATGCAttcctgggtcagcctgggtctggTGCATATCACCAATGCCACACTggccttcctctgcttcctaggCACCTTCCTGGTGCAGAGCCAACCTGGCCGCTACAATCGTGCCCGAGGCATCACCTTTGCCATGCTGTCCTACTTCATCATCTGGGTCTCTTTTGTGCCCATCCTGGCTAATGTGCAGGTGACCTACCAGCCAGCAGTACAGATGGGTGCCATCCTGCTCTGTGCTCTGGGTATCCTGGCCACCTTCCACCTGCCCAAGTGCTACTTGCTTCTGTGGCTGCCAAAGCTCAACACCTGGGAATTCTTCCTTGGAGGTGGCCACAGGGCTGAGGGAGATGGGAGCAGTGATGGGGGCAGGGATGGGACTCAGGGACACAGTGAATGA
- the Dvl1 gene encoding segment polarity protein dishevelled homolog DVL-1 isoform X1, with translation MAETKIIYHMDEEETPYLVKLPVAPERVTLADFKNVLSNRPVHAYKFFFKSMDQDFGVVKEEIFDDNAKLPCFNGRVVSWLVLAEGTHSDAGSQGTDSHTDLPPPLERTGGIGDSRPPSFHPNVASSRDGMDNETGTESMVSHRRERARRRNREEAARTNGHPRGDRRRDLGLPPDSASTVLSSELESSSFIDSDEEDNTSRLSSSTEQSTSSRLIRKHKRRRRKQRLRQTDRASSFSSITDSTMSLNIITVTLNMERHHFLGISIVGQSNDRGDGGIYIGSIMKGGAVAADGRIEPGDMLLQVNDVNFENMSNDDAVRVLREIVSQTGPISLTVAKCWDPTPRSYFTIPRADPVRPIDPAAWLSHTAALTGALPRYGTSPCSSAITRTSSSSLTSSVPGAPQLDEAPLTVKSDMSAVVRVMQLPDSGLEIRDRMWLKITIANAVIGADVVDWLYTHVEGFKERREARKYASSMLKHGFLRHTVNKITFSEQCYYVFGDLCSNLAALNLNSGSSGASDQDTLAPLPHPSAPWPLGQGYPYQYPGPPPCFPPAYQDPGFSYGSGSAGSQQSEGSKSSGSTRSSHRAPGREKERRAAGAGGSGSESDHTVPSGSGSTGWRERPVSQLSRGSSPWSQTSAVAPGLPPLHPLTKAYAVVGGPPGGPPVRELAAVPPELTGSRQSFQKAMGNPCEFFVDIM, from the exons ATGGCGGAGACCAAGATCATCTACCACATGGACGAGGAGGAGACGCCGTACCTGGTCAAGCTGCCGGTGGCCCCGGAGCGCGTCACGCTGGCTGACTTCAAGAACGTGCTCAGCAACCGGCCCGTGCACGCCTACAAATTCTTCTTCAAGTCTATGGACCAGGACTTCGG GGTGGTGAAGGAGGAAATCTTTGATGACAACGCCAAGCTGCCCTGCTTCAATGGCCGTGTGGTTTCCTGG CTGGTCCTGGCTGAAGGCACTCACTCAGATGCAGGGTCCCAGGGCACTGACAGCCACACAGACCTGCCCCCACCACTTGAGAGGACTGGTGGCATTGGGGACTCCAGGCCCCCCTCTTTCCA TCCAAATGTGGCCAGTAGCCGTGATGGGATGGACAATGAGACCGGCACGGAGTCCATGGTCAGTCACCGACGGGAGCGAGCCCGACGTCGGAACCGTGAGGAGG CTGCTCGGACCAATGGGCACCCAAGGGGGGACCGGCGGCGGGACCTGGGGCTGCCCCCAGACAGTGCATCCACTGTGCTGAGCAGTGAACTGGAGTCCAGCAGCTTTATCGACTCAGATGAGGAGGACAACACTAGCCG GCTGAGCAGCTCCACGGAACAGAGCACTTCCTCCCGACTCATTCGGAAGCACAAGCGCCGGAGGCGGAAGCAGCGGTTAAGGCAGACTGATCGG GCCTCCTCCTTCAGCAGCATCACTGACTCCACCATGTCCCTGAACATCATCACTGTCACGCTCAACATGG AGAGGCACCACTTCCTGGGCATCAGCATCGTGGGCCAGAGCAATGACCGTGGTGATGGTGGCATCTACATCGGATCCATCATGAAAGGCGGGGCTGTGGCTGCCGATGGCCGCATCGAGCCAGGCGACATGTTGCTGCAG GTGAATGATGTCAACTTCGAGAACATGAGCAATGATGATGCTGTGCGAGTGCTGCGGGAGATCGTATCCCAGACTGG ACCCATCAGCCTCACAGTGGCCAAGTGCTGGGACCCAACCCCCCGGAGCTACTTCACCATCCCAAGGG CTGATCCGGTGCGGCCCATCGATCCGGCTGCCTGGCTGTCCCACACTGCGGCGCTGACGGGTGCTTTGCCCCGCTATGGTACGAGTCCCTGCTCCAGCGCCATCACACGCACCAGCTCCTCCTCACTAACCAGCTCAGTGCCTGGCGCTCCAC AGCTGGACGAGGCACCACTGACAGTGAAGAGTGACATGAGCGCCGTTGTCCGAGTCATGCAACTACCGGACTCAGGACTGGAGATCCGTGACCGCATGTGGCTTAAGATCACCATTGCCAATGCCGTCATCG GGGCCGATGTGGTGGACTGGctgtacacacatgtggaagGCTTCAAGGAGCGGCGTGAGGCAAGGAAGTATGCCAGCAGTATGCTAAAGCATGGCTTCCTGCGCCACACAGTCAACAAGATCACTTTCTCTGAGCAGTGTTACTATGTCTTCGGGGACCTGTGCAGCA aCCTTGCAGCCCTGAACCTCAACAGTGGCTCCAGTGGAGCCTCAGATCAGGACACCCTCGCCCCACTTCCCCACCCATCGGCACCCTGGCCCCTGGGCCAGGGCTACCCTTACCAGTACCCAGGGCCCCCGCCCTGCTTCCCACCTGCCTACCAGGACCCTGGCTTCAGCTATGGCAGCGGCAGCGCCGGAAGTCAGCAGAGTGAAG GGAGCAAGAGCAGTGGGTCCACGAGGAGCAGCCATCGGGCCCCAGGTCGAGAGAAGGAGCGTCGGGCGGCTGGAGCTGGGGGCAGTGGCAGTGAATCAGATCACACAGTACCAAGCGGGTCCGGTAGTACTGGCTGGCGGGAGCGTCCTGTCAGCCAGCTTAGCCGTGGCAGCAGCCCTTGGAGCCAGACCTCCGCAGTTGCCCCAGGGCTCCCTCCACTGCACCCTCTGACAAAGGCCTATGCAGTGGTGGGTGGGCCACCTGGGGGGCCACCTGTCCGAGAGCTGGCTGCTGTCCCCCCAGAACTTACAGGCAGCCGCCAATCCTTTCAGAAGGCCATGGGGAACCCCTGTGAGTTTTTTGTGGACATCATGTGA
- the Dvl1 gene encoding segment polarity protein dishevelled homolog DVL-1 isoform X2 — translation MAETKIIYHMDEEETPYLVKLPVAPERVTLADFKNVLSNRPVHAYKFFFKSMDQDFGVVKEEIFDDNAKLPCFNGRVVSWLVLAEGTHSDAGSQGTDSHTDLPPPLERTGGIGDSRPPSFHPNVASSRDGMDNETGTESMVSHRRERARRRNREEAARTNGHPRGDRRRDLGLPPDSASTVLSSELESSSFIDSDEEDNTSRLSSSTEQSTSSRLIRKHKRRRRKQRLRQTDRASSFSSITDSTMSLNIITVTLNMERHHFLGISIVGQSNDRGDGGIYIGSIMKGGAVAADGRIEPGDMLLQVNDVNFENMSNDDAVRVLREIVSQTGPISLTVAKCWDPTPRSYFTIPRADPVRPIDPAAWLSHTAALTGALPRYELDEAPLTVKSDMSAVVRVMQLPDSGLEIRDRMWLKITIANAVIGADVVDWLYTHVEGFKERREARKYASSMLKHGFLRHTVNKITFSEQCYYVFGDLCSNLAALNLNSGSSGASDQDTLAPLPHPSAPWPLGQGYPYQYPGPPPCFPPAYQDPGFSYGSGSAGSQQSEGSKSSGSTRSSHRAPGREKERRAAGAGGSGSESDHTVPSGSGSTGWRERPVSQLSRGSSPWSQTSAVAPGLPPLHPLTKAYAVVGGPPGGPPVRELAAVPPELTGSRQSFQKAMGNPCEFFVDIM, via the exons ATGGCGGAGACCAAGATCATCTACCACATGGACGAGGAGGAGACGCCGTACCTGGTCAAGCTGCCGGTGGCCCCGGAGCGCGTCACGCTGGCTGACTTCAAGAACGTGCTCAGCAACCGGCCCGTGCACGCCTACAAATTCTTCTTCAAGTCTATGGACCAGGACTTCGG GGTGGTGAAGGAGGAAATCTTTGATGACAACGCCAAGCTGCCCTGCTTCAATGGCCGTGTGGTTTCCTGG CTGGTCCTGGCTGAAGGCACTCACTCAGATGCAGGGTCCCAGGGCACTGACAGCCACACAGACCTGCCCCCACCACTTGAGAGGACTGGTGGCATTGGGGACTCCAGGCCCCCCTCTTTCCA TCCAAATGTGGCCAGTAGCCGTGATGGGATGGACAATGAGACCGGCACGGAGTCCATGGTCAGTCACCGACGGGAGCGAGCCCGACGTCGGAACCGTGAGGAGG CTGCTCGGACCAATGGGCACCCAAGGGGGGACCGGCGGCGGGACCTGGGGCTGCCCCCAGACAGTGCATCCACTGTGCTGAGCAGTGAACTGGAGTCCAGCAGCTTTATCGACTCAGATGAGGAGGACAACACTAGCCG GCTGAGCAGCTCCACGGAACAGAGCACTTCCTCCCGACTCATTCGGAAGCACAAGCGCCGGAGGCGGAAGCAGCGGTTAAGGCAGACTGATCGG GCCTCCTCCTTCAGCAGCATCACTGACTCCACCATGTCCCTGAACATCATCACTGTCACGCTCAACATGG AGAGGCACCACTTCCTGGGCATCAGCATCGTGGGCCAGAGCAATGACCGTGGTGATGGTGGCATCTACATCGGATCCATCATGAAAGGCGGGGCTGTGGCTGCCGATGGCCGCATCGAGCCAGGCGACATGTTGCTGCAG GTGAATGATGTCAACTTCGAGAACATGAGCAATGATGATGCTGTGCGAGTGCTGCGGGAGATCGTATCCCAGACTGG ACCCATCAGCCTCACAGTGGCCAAGTGCTGGGACCCAACCCCCCGGAGCTACTTCACCATCCCAAGGG CTGATCCGGTGCGGCCCATCGATCCGGCTGCCTGGCTGTCCCACACTGCGGCGCTGACGGGTGCTTTGCCCCGCTATG AGCTGGACGAGGCACCACTGACAGTGAAGAGTGACATGAGCGCCGTTGTCCGAGTCATGCAACTACCGGACTCAGGACTGGAGATCCGTGACCGCATGTGGCTTAAGATCACCATTGCCAATGCCGTCATCG GGGCCGATGTGGTGGACTGGctgtacacacatgtggaagGCTTCAAGGAGCGGCGTGAGGCAAGGAAGTATGCCAGCAGTATGCTAAAGCATGGCTTCCTGCGCCACACAGTCAACAAGATCACTTTCTCTGAGCAGTGTTACTATGTCTTCGGGGACCTGTGCAGCA aCCTTGCAGCCCTGAACCTCAACAGTGGCTCCAGTGGAGCCTCAGATCAGGACACCCTCGCCCCACTTCCCCACCCATCGGCACCCTGGCCCCTGGGCCAGGGCTACCCTTACCAGTACCCAGGGCCCCCGCCCTGCTTCCCACCTGCCTACCAGGACCCTGGCTTCAGCTATGGCAGCGGCAGCGCCGGAAGTCAGCAGAGTGAAG GGAGCAAGAGCAGTGGGTCCACGAGGAGCAGCCATCGGGCCCCAGGTCGAGAGAAGGAGCGTCGGGCGGCTGGAGCTGGGGGCAGTGGCAGTGAATCAGATCACACAGTACCAAGCGGGTCCGGTAGTACTGGCTGGCGGGAGCGTCCTGTCAGCCAGCTTAGCCGTGGCAGCAGCCCTTGGAGCCAGACCTCCGCAGTTGCCCCAGGGCTCCCTCCACTGCACCCTCTGACAAAGGCCTATGCAGTGGTGGGTGGGCCACCTGGGGGGCCACCTGTCCGAGAGCTGGCTGCTGTCCCCCCAGAACTTACAGGCAGCCGCCAATCCTTTCAGAAGGCCATGGGGAACCCCTGTGAGTTTTTTGTGGACATCATGTGA
- the Dvl1 gene encoding segment polarity protein dishevelled homolog DVL-1 isoform X3, producing MAETKIIYHMDEEETPYLVKLPVAPERVTLADFKNVLSNRPVHAYKFFFKSMDQDFGVVKEEIFDDNAKLPCFNGRVVSWLVLAEGTHSDAGSQGTDSHTDLPPPLERTGGIGDSRPPSFHPNVASSRDGMDNETGTESMVSHRRERARRRNREEAARTNGHPRGDRRRDLGLPPDSASTVLSSELESSSFIDSDEEDNTSRLSSSTEQSTSSRLIRKHKRRRRKQRLRQTDRASSFSSITDSTMSLNIITVTLNMERHHFLGISIVGQSNDRGDGGIYIGSIMKGGAVAADGRIEPGDMLLQVNDVNFENMSNDDAVRVLREIVSQTGPISLTVAKCWDPTPRSYFTIPRADPVRPIDPAAWLSHTAALTGALPRYGTSPCSSAITRTSSSSLTSSVPGAPQLDEAPLTVKSDMSAVVRVMQLPDSGLEIRDRMWLKITIANAVIGADVVDWLYTHVEGFKERREARKYASSMLKHGFLRHTVNKITFSEQCYYVFGDLCSNLAALNLNSGSSGASDQDTLAPLPHPSAPWPLGQGYPYQYPGPPPCFPPAYQDPGFSYGSGSAGSQQSEALD from the exons ATGGCGGAGACCAAGATCATCTACCACATGGACGAGGAGGAGACGCCGTACCTGGTCAAGCTGCCGGTGGCCCCGGAGCGCGTCACGCTGGCTGACTTCAAGAACGTGCTCAGCAACCGGCCCGTGCACGCCTACAAATTCTTCTTCAAGTCTATGGACCAGGACTTCGG GGTGGTGAAGGAGGAAATCTTTGATGACAACGCCAAGCTGCCCTGCTTCAATGGCCGTGTGGTTTCCTGG CTGGTCCTGGCTGAAGGCACTCACTCAGATGCAGGGTCCCAGGGCACTGACAGCCACACAGACCTGCCCCCACCACTTGAGAGGACTGGTGGCATTGGGGACTCCAGGCCCCCCTCTTTCCA TCCAAATGTGGCCAGTAGCCGTGATGGGATGGACAATGAGACCGGCACGGAGTCCATGGTCAGTCACCGACGGGAGCGAGCCCGACGTCGGAACCGTGAGGAGG CTGCTCGGACCAATGGGCACCCAAGGGGGGACCGGCGGCGGGACCTGGGGCTGCCCCCAGACAGTGCATCCACTGTGCTGAGCAGTGAACTGGAGTCCAGCAGCTTTATCGACTCAGATGAGGAGGACAACACTAGCCG GCTGAGCAGCTCCACGGAACAGAGCACTTCCTCCCGACTCATTCGGAAGCACAAGCGCCGGAGGCGGAAGCAGCGGTTAAGGCAGACTGATCGG GCCTCCTCCTTCAGCAGCATCACTGACTCCACCATGTCCCTGAACATCATCACTGTCACGCTCAACATGG AGAGGCACCACTTCCTGGGCATCAGCATCGTGGGCCAGAGCAATGACCGTGGTGATGGTGGCATCTACATCGGATCCATCATGAAAGGCGGGGCTGTGGCTGCCGATGGCCGCATCGAGCCAGGCGACATGTTGCTGCAG GTGAATGATGTCAACTTCGAGAACATGAGCAATGATGATGCTGTGCGAGTGCTGCGGGAGATCGTATCCCAGACTGG ACCCATCAGCCTCACAGTGGCCAAGTGCTGGGACCCAACCCCCCGGAGCTACTTCACCATCCCAAGGG CTGATCCGGTGCGGCCCATCGATCCGGCTGCCTGGCTGTCCCACACTGCGGCGCTGACGGGTGCTTTGCCCCGCTATGGTACGAGTCCCTGCTCCAGCGCCATCACACGCACCAGCTCCTCCTCACTAACCAGCTCAGTGCCTGGCGCTCCAC AGCTGGACGAGGCACCACTGACAGTGAAGAGTGACATGAGCGCCGTTGTCCGAGTCATGCAACTACCGGACTCAGGACTGGAGATCCGTGACCGCATGTGGCTTAAGATCACCATTGCCAATGCCGTCATCG GGGCCGATGTGGTGGACTGGctgtacacacatgtggaagGCTTCAAGGAGCGGCGTGAGGCAAGGAAGTATGCCAGCAGTATGCTAAAGCATGGCTTCCTGCGCCACACAGTCAACAAGATCACTTTCTCTGAGCAGTGTTACTATGTCTTCGGGGACCTGTGCAGCA aCCTTGCAGCCCTGAACCTCAACAGTGGCTCCAGTGGAGCCTCAGATCAGGACACCCTCGCCCCACTTCCCCACCCATCGGCACCCTGGCCCCTGGGCCAGGGCTACCCTTACCAGTACCCAGGGCCCCCGCCCTGCTTCCCACCTGCCTACCAGGACCCTGGCTTCAGCTATGGCAGCGGCAGCGCCGGAAGTCAGCAGAGTGAAG CCTTAGACTGA